CGGCGGCAATGGTCAGGGGCACCTGGCGGCTGAAGCTGGCCGCTGCCACGCCCGGCAGTTCGGCGATCCGCGCGCGCACGCCCGGATCGAAAGCCGAGCCGCCGGCCGTCCGCATATAAAGGTCTCCACGCAGGACATCGCCCAGCCAGTGGTCGACAGCACCGCGGAAGCTGGTAACCATCGTCGCCATCGCGATCATGAGCGCCGTCGACGCGACAATGCCGCACAACGCGGTCGCAGCCTCGTTCGGCGCACCATGAAGGTGCCGCACGGCCAGCATATACGGCACGTCATGGCCGGAACGCCGCGCAAGCGGGGCGATGAGGATGCGCATGAACCAGGGAACCCCGGCAACGCCGCCCGCGAGCAGCAGGCCCATCCCGACATAGCCGAAGACGGGCAGGCCGGCGATCGCCGGCAGCAGGGAGACCGCCGCGCCGCCCGCCAGCAGAACGGCCGCCGGCCACCAGGGCACCGGCACTCTGGGATCCAGCATGTCGCCCGTGTTCCGCAGCGCTGCCGCCGGTGCCGCGCGCGCCGCGAGACGGGCCGGAAGGGCGCTGCCGGCGCAGGCGGCCATGGTCCCGAGAAGAAAGAAGCTGATCGCGGCCACGGGCTGGAGGGCGATCGAGACGGTCGACGTGCGGAAATAGCCCGCGCCCAGGTCACCGCCGAACCAGTGCAGCGCGGCGGATGCCAGCGCATAGCCGGCGAGCAACCCGGCGGTCGCGCCGACGACGCCGATCGCGAGGCCTTCGAGGGTCAGCGCCGCAACGACGCTCCGACGCGAAAGCCCGAGCGTGCGCGCAAGCGCGAACGCCCGCTGCCGTCGCACCACCGAGAGCGACTGGGCGGAATAGACCAGAAAGCCACCGGTGAGCAGCGCCACCAGCGCGAGCATGTCGAGGTTGACGCGATAGGCACGGGATAGCGCGTCGCCCTGGGCGCCATCGGCCGCTGCCGTGGCCAAGACCGCATCGCCCGGCAGCAGGTCACGTATGGCCTTTTCCGCGATCGACCGGTCAGCGACGACCAGGTCGAGCCGATCGAGCCGGCCCAGGCGGCCGAAGCGCCACTGCACCGCGGCGATGTCCATGACCGCCACCGAAGCGCCATCGCCAACGCCGGGCAGCGAACCAGCAACCTTCACCAGGCGCGTCGTTCCGTTGGCCGTAAGCGGAACCCGGGCGCCGACCTTGGCCCCGCTGGCTGCCATTGCCGCACGTGAAAGGAAGATGGCGTCTTCATCGAAGACGGTGTCGTCCGCCGAGCCCGGGCCCTGCGGTCCCGCGCCGACCAGGGCCGGCGTGACGGCGCTGGCGCGGATGACGTCCAGCCCCAGCAGGCTGACGGGCGCGCGGCCCAGCCTGGCATCGAGGCGGGCAACCGGGCTCACGTCCCTCACTCCGTCGGCCCGGGCGATCACAGGATAGAGACGCTCGTCGAAGCCAAGCGGGCTGGTCGCGCGAACCGAGAGCTCGGCCGCACCGTTCACCCCGCGGATCGCCGCGCTGAACGAAGCCAGCGCGGATCCGTTGACGAGATGAACGGCAAAACCCAGCGCCACGCCGACCGCGATCACGGTCGCCGTCAGCAGATAGCGCGCCGGATGGAAGCGCCACTCGCCGAGAATCAGCCAGCGCAGCGCCAGCCGGGCACGCCAGATTCCGGGCTCAGTTTCCACGTCGTGCGACGAGGCCGTGTGCGGTGAGTTTCAGCACCCTGTCGGCGACCGCCGCGGTGGCATCGGAATGAGTCACGATCACCCCCGCCGCGCCGCCGCCCCTTACCGCCGTGCCGAAAAGATCGAGAACGCGCACAGCGGTCTCCGGGTCGAGATTGCCGGTCGGCTCGTCGGCGAGAATGAGCGCGGGCCGATGGACAAGCGCACGCGCGATCGCCACCCGCTGCAACTCGCCGCCCGACAGATCACGCGCATAGCCGTCGCCGCGCCCGGCGAGACCGACCGCATCGAGCATCTCGTCCGCCCGGCGCTGCGCCTGCCGCTCGTCCGGCGAGATGAGGGCGAGCGGCAATGCGACGTTCTGGCGCAACGTCAGGTAGGGGAGAATATGGAAGGCCTGAAAGACGAAGCCGATCCGCTCGCGACGAAGACGCGTTCGTGCGGTTTCGTCGAGCGCTGCCAGTTCCGTGCCTTCCAGGCACACCATGCCCTTATCGGCATCGTCGAGCCCCGCCAGGATGTTCAGCAGCGTCGACTTGCCGACACCGGATTCGCCGGTGATCGCAACGAGCTCGCCTGCAGCGACGGTGAGCTCGAGCTGCCCGAACAGCTGGCGCGATACCGCTACGCTCTTGGCCAGGCCACGGACCGACAACAGGATCGAAGACGTCGACATGCATCCGCTGTGCGGGAGCGCCGCGGGCTGCGCAACCAGCAATGGAAAGCCGGCGCCCGGAAATCTCATCCGCGGCGGCCGATCCCGCCGCCATCCCCTATCCTCGCGATCCAATCGCGCGCCGCCGGCAGCGCGGAACGCGAACTGCGGGACGCGTATCGGAAGCGACAGGATCGAACGGCGGCGTGCCGACGCTCTTCCTGCGGACGCCCCGGCCACGGCCGCTGCCTGTGGGGTCTTTCGTCCGATCCTGTCGCTTCCTGCTCGCGGGTGTGCCGCGAGCATCTCCGGTGGCGGTGTGGGGGTGGGTGGGCCGCCACCGGATATCGTTCGATCAGGCGAGCGGCACCCTGGCGTCTTCTGCCACGATCAGCCGCTGCAACCGCGGATCGGCAAGGTAGAGCCCGGTCCAGGCGGCGACGCCGAGCAACAGGCAGATAAGCTGCGGGGGGGAGCCGATTTCGCCGAGCCGGAAATGAATGGCGATCGCCCCGCCGAGAAACCCCGTGACCAGCACCGCGCCGAGCGGCGCCGTCGCCGGGATCGCCAGCAGGATCGCGCAGCCCAGCGTGACGAAGGCCAGCCGCGGGCCGGCATCGGCGGCAAAGCCGGCATGCATCATTCCCTCGACCATGAAGGGCGGCGATATGAATTGAAGAAGGCCGTCGAGCGCCAGCAGTCCGGAGACGAGCAGCACCAATGCCCTGCCCATGGCAGGCGCAAAACCATGGATCATCCATGTATCCTTTCGGTGATCGGGGCGGTGTGCGCCTTTGGATCAGGTCCGCGTGACGGCCTTTACCAGCCGCGCGATGTCCGGAAACTCAAGGCTCCGCGCGCCGGTATCGTGATCGCCACCGAGATGAGAGAGAATGACGTGGCACTTGCGGCCGTCTTTCGACGTGCCCGCCTTGAAGCCTTTAGACGCGAGGTGCTGCTGCCGGCCCGCGCGCGCCGCGTCATAGGTTTCCTTGTGCGACCAGTAGGCTTCGAGACTACGGGTCATATCCTTCAGCGCCTCCCACCATCCGCCCACATCGGTCGGCGTGCTGCTATCTGCGAGCTCGGCGGCGGCATCGGCCGCGAAGGCATCATATCCACCCATGCCGATACTGGTGACGCCGGATGCCATCGGGCCGATGAAATCGCCCGCGAACCATGTCCCGACATTCGAGATGATCTTCTTCTTCGCATCGTAGATCTTGTAGGATTCCGCCTTCTCGGACCCGCGGCTCAAGCTCATGAAGATGCGGAACGCCGTATCGCTGACGCCGGTGTCGCCATCGTCCATCGCCTGTGGCGAGGGCGGTGCGTCCTCCACGTAAATGCGTTCCTTGCTGCTCTCGAGCCCCGAGATCAGGTCGGCAAAGCTGTCGGCGGAAAGGATGATCGGGTGAACACCGACCCCCTTCGATCCGAGGATATAGCCTCGGGATGCGCGCATGGCGGGCAACAGGCTGTTGCCCTGAACCGCGAACGCCATCGAACCGAGGCTCTGCACCTCCTTGGTCACCATCCGCATGATCTTCATGACACGTCCTTGTCCGCACGGCCGGGCGGCGCACCACCGGGGTGCACCGCCCTCGCCCCTGATCCGATTACGCCGCGGCGTTCTTCGGGATGTTCCACTTGAACGAGTCGCTGCCGTCCGAAGAACCGGTGTCGCCCTGGCCCTGATATTTGAAGTCGATCTCGGCGAAGTTGAGCGTGATCACTTCGGTCACCTGCTCCGATCCGGCGTTGCCGCCGAACTGGACGTTGGCAATGAACACCTTCTTCATCGTGATGACGACATATTCGAGCGGCTTCTCGCCCGCCTTGCGCACGGTGATCACCGCTTCCGGCACATGCTTGCCGCTCGCGCAGGCCTTCAGCAGCGAGGTGCTGGCGAGATCGACATATTTGGTGACGGCGATGTCGTTGAAGTTCGCCTTGCCCGTGCCGGCACCGCCACCCATGTGCGCGGTGCCCATGTTGCTCATGCCCCAGGTCCAACCGATGATATCGATTTCGTTGGAATGGGTCTGATCCTCGGACTCGCCATTGATGCCCTGAAGCTTCAGGAAGATATCGACTGCCATTTACATATCCTTTTTCGGGAATTGGGAAAGTTGATCAGTTCGCCGCCTTGGGCAGGCGCGAGACCATGCTCAGCGACACGTCCATGCCCTCAAGCTGGTAGTGCGGGATCATCCGGAAGACGCCGCGGTAATAGCCAGGATTTTCCGGGTCCGGGATCACTTCGATCGAGGCGCCCTTCAGCGGCTTGCGCGCCTTGTCCTGCTCCGTCGAGAAGTCCGGCTGCAGATCGACATATTGCATGATCCAGCTCGTGAGATCGCGCTGAAGCACCGGCGCCTCGCGGGTGCTCCCCACCCAGTCGCGCACGATGCACTTCAGATAGTGCGCGAAGCGGCAGCTGGCGAAGATATAGGGCAGCCGCGCCGAGAGATTGGCGCTCGCGGTCGCGTCCGGATCCTCATACGCCTTGGGCGCATGCAGCGTCTGCGCGCCGATGAACGTCGCATGGTCGGTGTTCTTCCGGTGGACCAGCGCCATCAGCCCCGCCTTCGAAAGCTCCGCCTCGCGCCGGTCCGAAATCGCGATTTCGGTCGGGCATTTCACATCGACGCCGCCCTCGTCGGTGGGGAAGATCGAGGTCGGCAGATCCTCGACGGTGCCGCCCGATTCCACACCGCGGATACGTGTGCACCAGCCATAGGTCTTGAACGCCTCGGTGATCCGTACCGCCAGCGCATAGGACGCGTTCAGCCACAGATAATTGTCGTGGGTCCCTTCCGCGTCCTCCTCGAACGCGAAATCCTCCACCGGCTCGCTGTTCGCGCCATAGAGGCGACGGCCGAGGAAGCGCGGCAATGTCAGCGCCATGTAACGGCTGTCGTTGGAATCGCGGAACGAGCGCCACGCCATATAGTCGGTCGCATCGAACTGCTTGGCGAGGTCGCGCGGGTTCGCGAGCTGGTGCCAGCCGTCCATGCCGATGAGTTGCGGCGCTGCTGCCGCGATGAAGGGTGCATGCGCCGCGGCGCCGATCTTCGACAGCCCCTTGAGGATATCGATGTCCGGGCCGCTATGATCGAAATAATAGTCGCAGGTGATCGCGCCGAAGGGCTGGCCGCCCAACTGGCCGAACTCGGCCTCGTAGATCCGCTTGAACAGGGGGCTCTGGTCCCACGCCGCATCGCGATACTGACGCAGCATCTTGCGCGTCTCGTCCTTCGAGATGTTGAGGACTCGGATCTTGAGATCACGGCCGGTCGAGGTGTTGCCGACGAGATACCACAGCCCGCGCCACGCCGCTTCCAGCTTCTGGAATTCGGGGTGGTGGAGAATGAGGTTGACCTGCTCGCTGAGCTTGCGGTCGATCGCCGCCTTCAGCGCGTCGACCGTCGTGAAGACGTCGTCGCCGATGATCGTCGCATCGGCCAGCGCGCGCTGGGCGAGCGTCTTGACCGCCTCCTCGATGCGCGCCTGCTTCTGCTCGGTCGCAGGCTTGAACTCGCGCTGGAGGAGCCGGGTGAATTCGTCGCCGTCGAACGTCTCGACGGTGCCGGCGGCGTCCGCCTGCTGCTGCACTGCTTGTACCATGTCGCTTCCTTCGCTCAGGCTGCCGGCGCTTCGCCGTCTTCGGCGGGCTGCGCTTCACCATCGGCATCGGCGGGCGCGGGCGCCGCCGCGGCCAGGCTCTTCATCAGCGCGGGATCCTTGAGGATCTTGTCGAGCAGATCCTGCGCACCCTCGCGCCCGTCCATGTAGAGCATCAGATCGTTGAGCTGCTCGCGCGCCTCCAGCAGCTTGGCCAGCGCGGGCACGTTGCGGGCGACCTGCCCCGGCGTGAAATCGTCGAGCTTGCGGAAGCTGAGGTCGACGCTGAGCTGCCCCTCGCCCGTCAGCGTGTTGCCGACGTTGAGCGTGGTGCGCGGCGCGATACGCTCCATCCGCTCCTCGAAATTGTCCATGTCGAACTCGATGAAGTCGCGGGCATCGACCGGCTTCTTCTCGACCTCCGATTTTCCCGACAGGTCGGACATCACGCCCATCACGAACGGAATCTCGACCTTCTGGCGCGATCCATAGGTTTCCACATCATATTCGATGTGAACGCGCGGCGCCCGGTTCTCCTTGATGAACCGCTGCCCACTCTTCTTTGCAGCCATGTCATGTCCCTCGATCTCTTGGCGGAAACCCGCAGCTCAGGCGCAGCGGCCAAGGCGGTTTTCGAGGACGTCGGTTGCAGCCGCGTTTTGGGACGCGGCGACTGCATTACCATTGTCATCCGGCCGCGATCGGCGCTGGCCACCCCCCGCGCCGCGCGGTTAGCGGGGCGCATGCATGAGCAGCATGGCGCCCTTGGCGGCGATGGCATCGCCCCGTCGCCGCTGACCTACGACCCTCGCGGCTGGATCGTGGGCAGCGCGACCGACGATGCGCGCCCAGCACGATCGCGCCGCATCGTCACCGCCCTCGCCATCGTCGCGGCGACGGGCGCGATCGCCGCCGGCACCTGGATCGCCGTGCCCCGGGCAGGCCAGCCGGAGAAGCCCCCGCCACGCCTTTCTGCCGAAATCGCCCCGCCCGCGCTGCCCGCCACCCGCCCCACCCGGGCGCCATCGCCGCCGACGGACATCCGCATCATCCGCGGCGAGGTGGACCGGACGAGCTTCTATTCGTCGGCGGTCGCGGCCGGCCTGCGCGACACGCTGATCCCCGAGTTCGCGCGCGCGATGGCGCACGACTTCGATTTCCAGCGCGAGGTGGCCCCCGGCGACGTCTTCGAGGCCGCCTATCGCACGCCGGCCGGCGCGCCGCCCGAACCGCTTTATGTCTCGCTCTCCACGCGCGAGCGTTCGGTGGCGCTCTACCGCTTCCGCGTAACCGGCATGACGGAACCCGGCTGGTTCGACGGCAATGGCGACAGCGCCACCCGGTCGCTGCTGCGGACACCCGTCGACGGTGCGCGGGTCAGCTCCTCCTTCGGACCCCGCGTCCACCCGATCCTGGGCTACACCCGACTCCACAAGGGCACCGACTTCGCGGTGCCGGTGGGCACGGCGGTCTATGCGTCGGGCAATGGCGTGATCAGCTTCGCGGGCGTCGCGCGCGGCTATGGCAATTATCTGCGCATCCGCCATGCCGACGGCGTGGAGACCGCCTATGCGCACCTGTCGGGTTTCGCCGAGGGCGTGGCGCCCGGCGCGCCGGTGCAACAGGGCGATCTCGTCGCCCGTTCGGGAAACAGCGGCCTCTCCTCGGGGCCGCACCTTCACTATGAAGTCTATGTGAAGGACGTGCCGACCGATCCGGTCTCGATGGCGACGGCCTCCGCCGGCGGCCTCGCAGACGGCCAGCGCGCCGCATTCCGACGCGCGCGCGACCGGATCGATCGCCTCCGCGCCGCGCGGAGCGGATGACGGCGCCCGGTTGCAATTGCAACAGGATGCCGCCGATCCGCCGCCAAGCTGCAATCCACGCTTCCTAGCCCGCCGGAATGACCCGCCCGCGCCCAGCCATCCCGGACCTATTCCGCACGTCCGCGCAGGATATGCGTGGCATCTTCGACCGAGCCCGGCGCGATGTCCTGCAGGATCGACACGAAATCGAGCGTCACCCAGCCCCGCGCGCGATCGAGCAGCAGCGGCACCGGGCTCGACGGTTCATGCTCGCGATAATAGCGCGCGATCAGGTCGAGATGCCGCAGAACATCGTCGCGCCCGCGGATCGCCCCGGATGCGCGCGGCGCATCGTCCGGCGTGCCCACATCTTCCTCCGCCTCGTCCGCGCCGATTGTCTCCACCGCGTCGCGCGGCAGCAGCGCCACGATCGCGGCGCGCGCGCCGGCGATGAGATCGGTCAGAGGTCGGAAATTGGTGCCCGTGCCGCCGCCCGCCTCCGCAACCAGCACCGCGTCGGCACGGCGGATGCCATCGGCGATGGTATCCAGCGTTTCCGCGATCGCCGCCCATTCGGCGGGCTCGACGCCTTCGACCGCGAGGCGGAACTGGCCATGGCCCTCCGCCGCCTCTCCTTCCTTGTGGAAGCGCATCAGGTCCGCAATCGCGAAGCGGCCGAGGCGGGGATGCGCGAACACCGACACCTGTTCCAGCGGCAGCAGCATCTCGCCGCGGCTCACCAGCGTGTCGCAGGCACCGCGCCGGCTCTCGAAGCCATATTCCTCGAGCGCGGGGTGCATCGCCGCCCAGCATTGCTCGAGGAGCGTGGCGAGGACATGGGCTCCCTCGGCCACGATCTGCAGCGAGCCTGCACGCGCGCCCGCCCGGCACAGATAGACCGGCAGCCAGATATCGCGCGTCCGTTCGGCCTGTTCGCGGATCGCGGCGATGATCGTCCGCCAGTCGGTGTCGCGCTCGGCGTCGGCGATGCCGCTCGCATCGATCGAGACCGACGCATCGAACGCCTGTTCGATCACCTGCCGTTGCGGATCATAGGCGAGATCGGGCCCGCCCGGCGCGCCGTCCGCGAACGGCCTGCAGCTTTCATCGGAGATCCTGTCCATGGCTGAGCCTTGCATCCTTGCTGTCGATCCTCTGCGCCCGACGTCCCGCACGGCAGAGGGGTTGCCGCGATGAACGGATCGGTCGAACGGCAGGCAGCGATAAACATCGATCTCGGCGCAGGCGAGATCAAACTCATTTCAGTTGAAACAGATGAGCGATTGAGTGA
The window above is part of the Sphingomonas sanxanigenens DSM 19645 = NX02 genome. Proteins encoded here:
- a CDS encoding FtsX-like permease family protein is translated as METEPGIWRARLALRWLILGEWRFHPARYLLTATVIAVGVALGFAVHLVNGSALASFSAAIRGVNGAAELSVRATSPLGFDERLYPVIARADGVRDVSPVARLDARLGRAPVSLLGLDVIRASAVTPALVGAGPQGPGSADDTVFDEDAIFLSRAAMAASGAKVGARVPLTANGTTRLVKVAGSLPGVGDGASVAVMDIAAVQWRFGRLGRLDRLDLVVADRSIAEKAIRDLLPGDAVLATAAADGAQGDALSRAYRVNLDMLALVALLTGGFLVYSAQSLSVVRRQRAFALARTLGLSRRSVVAALTLEGLAIGVVGATAGLLAGYALASAALHWFGGDLGAGYFRTSTVSIALQPVAAISFFLLGTMAACAGSALPARLAARAAPAAALRNTGDMLDPRVPVPWWPAAVLLAGGAAVSLLPAIAGLPVFGYVGMGLLLAGGVAGVPWFMRILIAPLARRSGHDVPYMLAVRHLHGAPNEAATALCGIVASTALMIAMATMVTSFRGAVDHWLGDVLRGDLYMRTAGGSAFDPGVRARIAELPGVAAASFSRQVPLTIAADRPPLMLIARQMHGGHAPLPQIIGPALPVPAGVMPVWVSEPAHRLHGWEVGDRIALPLAGGARFLVVGIWRDYARQAGAAVIDEADYSRLTGDDGRDEAQIDVAADRDVAEVSRQILMRLPSSLREQVEITRPAVLRRFALTLFDRSFAITYLLEAVAILVGLAGVAATMSAQTIAREREFGMLRHLGVTRAQLTRMLATEGAIVGAAGGLAGIVLGLLLAQVLIHVINPQSFNWTMSTRVPFSTLAAVAFALTAAAAATAAFASRRATVRGAVQSVREDW
- a CDS encoding ABC transporter ATP-binding protein, with amino-acid sequence MLVAQPAALPHSGCMSTSSILLSVRGLAKSVAVSRQLFGQLELTVAAGELVAITGESGVGKSTLLNILAGLDDADKGMVCLEGTELAALDETARTRLRRERIGFVFQAFHILPYLTLRQNVALPLALISPDERQAQRRADEMLDAVGLAGRGDGYARDLSGGELQRVAIARALVHRPALILADEPTGNLDPETAVRVLDLFGTAVRGGGAAGVIVTHSDATAAVADRVLKLTAHGLVARRGN
- a CDS encoding DoxX family protein produces the protein MIHGFAPAMGRALVLLVSGLLALDGLLQFISPPFMVEGMMHAGFAADAGPRLAFVTLGCAILLAIPATAPLGAVLVTGFLGGAIAIHFRLGEIGSPPQLICLLLGVAAWTGLYLADPRLQRLIVAEDARVPLA
- a CDS encoding Hcp family type VI secretion system effector, which translates into the protein MAVDIFLKLQGINGESEDQTHSNEIDIIGWTWGMSNMGTAHMGGGAGTGKANFNDIAVTKYVDLASTSLLKACASGKHVPEAVITVRKAGEKPLEYVVITMKKVFIANVQFGGNAGSEQVTEVITLNFAEIDFKYQGQGDTGSSDGSDSFKWNIPKNAAA
- the tssC gene encoding type VI secretion system contractile sheath large subunit — translated: MVQAVQQQADAAGTVETFDGDEFTRLLQREFKPATEQKQARIEEAVKTLAQRALADATIIGDDVFTTVDALKAAIDRKLSEQVNLILHHPEFQKLEAAWRGLWYLVGNTSTGRDLKIRVLNISKDETRKMLRQYRDAAWDQSPLFKRIYEAEFGQLGGQPFGAITCDYYFDHSGPDIDILKGLSKIGAAAHAPFIAAAAPQLIGMDGWHQLANPRDLAKQFDATDYMAWRSFRDSNDSRYMALTLPRFLGRRLYGANSEPVEDFAFEEDAEGTHDNYLWLNASYALAVRITEAFKTYGWCTRIRGVESGGTVEDLPTSIFPTDEGGVDVKCPTEIAISDRREAELSKAGLMALVHRKNTDHATFIGAQTLHAPKAYEDPDATASANLSARLPYIFASCRFAHYLKCIVRDWVGSTREAPVLQRDLTSWIMQYVDLQPDFSTEQDKARKPLKGASIEVIPDPENPGYYRGVFRMIPHYQLEGMDVSLSMVSRLPKAAN
- the tssB gene encoding type VI secretion system contractile sheath small subunit produces the protein MAAKKSGQRFIKENRAPRVHIEYDVETYGSRQKVEIPFVMGVMSDLSGKSEVEKKPVDARDFIEFDMDNFEERMERIAPRTTLNVGNTLTGEGQLSVDLSFRKLDDFTPGQVARNVPALAKLLEAREQLNDLMLYMDGREGAQDLLDKILKDPALMKSLAAAAPAPADADGEAQPAEDGEAPAA
- a CDS encoding peptidoglycan DD-metalloendopeptidase family protein — encoded protein: MHEQHGALGGDGIAPSPLTYDPRGWIVGSATDDARPARSRRIVTALAIVAATGAIAAGTWIAVPRAGQPEKPPPRLSAEIAPPALPATRPTRAPSPPTDIRIIRGEVDRTSFYSSAVAAGLRDTLIPEFARAMAHDFDFQREVAPGDVFEAAYRTPAGAPPEPLYVSLSTRERSVALYRFRVTGMTEPGWFDGNGDSATRSLLRTPVDGARVSSSFGPRVHPILGYTRLHKGTDFAVPVGTAVYASGNGVISFAGVARGYGNYLRIRHADGVETAYAHLSGFAEGVAPGAPVQQGDLVARSGNSGLSSGPHLHYEVYVKDVPTDPVSMATASAGGLADGQRAAFRRARDRIDRLRAARSG
- a CDS encoding ImpA family type VI secretion system protein, whose protein sequence is MDRISDESCRPFADGAPGGPDLAYDPQRQVIEQAFDASVSIDASGIADAERDTDWRTIIAAIREQAERTRDIWLPVYLCRAGARAGSLQIVAEGAHVLATLLEQCWAAMHPALEEYGFESRRGACDTLVSRGEMLLPLEQVSVFAHPRLGRFAIADLMRFHKEGEAAEGHGQFRLAVEGVEPAEWAAIAETLDTIADGIRRADAVLVAEAGGGTGTNFRPLTDLIAGARAAIVALLPRDAVETIGADEAEEDVGTPDDAPRASGAIRGRDDVLRHLDLIARYYREHEPSSPVPLLLDRARGWVTLDFVSILQDIAPGSVEDATHILRGRAE